A genomic stretch from Motacilla alba alba isolate MOTALB_02 chromosome 29, Motacilla_alba_V1.0_pri, whole genome shotgun sequence includes:
- the LOC119712752 gene encoding glucagon-2-like has translation MVRWLYLSGLVLAVLIPAGGQLAPKDLEELSRWKLLGPQNSQSFLSHIKRHSEGTFTSDFTRYLDRMKAKDFVHWLINTKRYN, from the exons ATGGTGCGGTGGCTGTACCTGTCCGGGCTGGTGCTCGCCGTGCTCATCCCGGCCGGAGGGCAGCTGGCTCCCAAGGACTTGGAGGAGCTGTCCAG ATGGAAGTTGTTGGGACCCCAGAACTCCCAGAGCTTCCTGTCCCACATCAAGCGGCACTCGGAGGGGACCTTCACGAGCGACTTCACGCGGTACCTGGACAGGATGAAGGCCAAGGACTTCGTGCATTGGCTCATCAACACAAAGag GTACAATTAA
- the LOC119712660 gene encoding electroneutral sodium bicarbonate exchanger 1-like: MTPGPAECRSLHGEFHGPACGHNGPYAPNVLFWCCILFFSTFVLSSLLKKFKTSRYFPTRVRSTVSDFAVFLTIVIMVLIDLGIGIPSPKLHVPHMFKPTRDDRGWLINPIGPNPWWTVLAALIPALLCTILIFMDQQITAVIVNRKEHRLKKGCGYHLDLFMVAVMLGVCSVMGLPWFVAATVLSITHVNSLKVESDCSAPGEQPKFLGIREQRVTGLMIFVLMGCSVFFTSVLKFIPMPVLYGVFLYMGVSSLRGIQFFDRLKLFWMPAKHQPDFIYLRHVPLRKVHLFTLIQLLCLVLLWAIKASRAAIIFPMMVLALVFVRKVMDFCFSKRELSFLDDLMPESKKKKLDDAKNEAKEEEESQKMMEAAAANSVQLKLGKTSRVDTPKPSSDRADPSEINISDEMSKTTVWKALTMNTETL, encoded by the exons ATGACTCCAGGCCCTGCT GAATGTCGCTCTTTGCATGGGGAGTTCCACGGACCTGCCTGTGGACACAACGGCCCCTACGCGCCCAATGTCCTCTTCTGGTGCTGCATCCTCTTCTTCTCCACCTTTGTCCTGTCGAGTTTGTTGAAGAAGTTTAAAACCAGCCGTTACTTCCCAACCAGA GTCCGATCCACAGTGAGTGACTTTGCTGTGTTCCTCACCATTGTCATCATGGTGCTCATCGACCTCGGGATCGGGATCCCGTCCCCCAAGCTCCACGTCCCCCACATGTTCAAG CCCACCAGGGATGACCGTGGGTGGCTCATCAACCCCATTGGGCCCAACCCGTGGTGGACGGTGTTGGCCGCGCTCATCCCGGCCCTGCTCTGCACCATCCTCATCTTCATGGACCAGCAGATCACGGCTGTCATCGTCAACAGGAAGGAGCACAGGCTCAag AAAGGCTGTGGGTACCACCTGGACCTGTTCATGGTGGCCGTGATGCTCGGGGTGTGCTCGGTGATGGGGCTGCCCTGGTTCGTGGCCGCCACGGTCCTGTCCATCACCCACGTCAACAGCCTCAAGGTGGAGTCTGACTGCTCCGCGCCGGGCGAGCAGCCCAAGTTCTTGGGGATCCGGGAGCAGAGGGTCACTGGCCTGATGATCTTCGTGCTCATGGGCTGCTCCGTTTTCTTCACCTCCGTGCTCAAG tttatCCCCATGCCAGTGCTTTACGGGGTCTTTCTCTACATGGGGGTCTCGTCACTCCGAGGAATCCAG ttctTCGACCGCCTGAAGCTGTTCTGGATGCCGGCCAAGCACCAGCCCGACTTCATCTACCTGCGCCACGTGCCACTGCGCAAGGTGCACCTGTTCACCctcatccagctgctctgcctcgtGCTGCTCTGGGCCATCAAAGCTTCCCGCGCTGCCATCATCTTCCCCATGATG GTTTTGGCTCTCGTTTTTGTCCGGAAAGTGATGGATTTCTGCTTCTCCAAGCGGGAGCTCAGCTTCCTGGATGACCTCATGCCAGAAAGCAAGAAGAAGAAGTTGGACGATGCCAAAAATGAAGCCAAAGAAGAGGAG GAGTCCCAGAAAATgatggaagcagctgctgcGAATTCTGTTCAGCTGAAGCTGGGCAAGACCAGCAGGGTGGACAccccaaagcccagcagtgACAG GGCTGATCCTTCTGAGATCAACATTTCGGACGAGATGTCCAAGACCACGGTGTGGAAGGCTCTGACCATGAACACAGAAACGCTCTGA